AAGTCCCTCCCCAGGGAGGGGCAAGCAAAAAGCCCAGGTGAGGAGGAGCTGGGGTATATCCCCCAAGGAAATGGGTCTTGTGACAGGAAACTGAAGTAGAAGCAATCTATCACGGTCTGTCTCTGACAGACCTGTGTCTACAAGGGCAAATAATAGCCTGATGCCCCAGAAAGcattctctccctctctgcccccAACTCTGTTAATACAGATAGAAGATCCATCACAGAAGATAGTTCTAGAAAGGGGGGAGGACTGCATCTTATGCTCCCACCCTGTCATCACCCTCTACCTGCCTGCTTCTCTGTATCCACAAATGTGGATGAAGATGAAGGGGTGGAGATGGGTTATGACAGGGTAAGTGGGTGGGAGGGGGCAAGAGCTAGACCAAGAAGGGAGGCCAggctggaggaggcagggcaCAGGAGGCACAGGATGTGGTCTGTGAGAGAATGAGCTATACTTCTCCTTTGCCATTGTGGgccctcccccacaccccaggATTCTTCCCACTTGGGGCCCCAGGGACCTGAGCCATGGGAGACATGCTTGGGAGACACTGGTTCAGAAAAAGCTGGTGAAGCAGGAGAAAAGGGTTCAAAATGATTCAGGCAGCAGAGCATTAAAGCTGAGTCTGAACTGGAAGGCAAGGTGGTGTGGAGGACAGGGTATGGGCAACACTCTGTTTTGTCACTTCCCCTTTCCACCCTAGGCTACAAGCACCCTTGCTTGGGGAGCTGGGTCAGAAGAGAGTTCTGGACAAGATGGACCTCCCCCCCACCCGCCATGGCCGAGAACCCCTGGGCCCTGAAAGGACAAAGGATTCCTGCATAGAGAGTAAGGCAGAGAGGGGTCCTCAGGAAGCTGGGATTTTCCCATTTCACCACACAAGCTCACACACGGGGGAACTGGCTGCAGCCTGAGTGGGAATgctgggagaggagaaggggagggggaagatgcTGAAGGAGGGGCTGAGGCGTTCTCGGTAGATTTCCCCACGAATCCACTGAGAGAGTCAGAGCCCTAAGGAAGTAAAAACTAGCATTTGGTCTTTgtcagaaaaaaacaagcaagggCGGGGGAGAGGAACAGAAGGCGAGTGTCACACAGCTGCTGGGGTCAATCTGGAGCTTGGGGGTTGggcgctggggggcggggggacagTGCGGGCAAGAAGCGCCTCTTAGGGTGCTCTCATTCCAAAAACTCACTCACTGCACAGTGGGCAAGTTAAGTTTACCGAGCAACCCAAGACAAACGGAGAGGTTTAAACTGGTTCTCTCCCGGCGAGTAGGCGAAAGAGAGTTATCTATGCACCTTGGGTGTCTGCAGGTGAGTGGGCACCTGCTGGGGCAGCAATGCCCTCCCAGGGGAGGTCATCCTGCCCCGTGACCTCCACCCTGAAGAGGGAGGGGACTCCTCACACCCAGGGCTAGGCCGGGGTGGGGCTTGGGGAATGCAGTCTCACTcccatcctctccccctccccgccccctccgctgCCAGCTCTAGGTCAGACGCTGCCTCCAGAGCAGTTGAGAACAAACTGACTCACCTGTCCTAGCAggggcccccacccccacccccacggccAAGAGGCACCAGGGTGTCGGGAGCTCGTTTAGAGGGATCCCAAGGGTGGGGCAGTGGAAGGACAGTCTCTAGTTTCCCAGTACTCCCAGCTGGGAGATAAGATTTCCTTTCTTCCAGCAACCGCCTCCAGCCCCTCCCTCGAGGGAAAGCAGAAACTGGAAAGAATTCCAGGGTCTCTGTGAGGTCACAGGCCCAAGTGACCTCACACAGGCAGGAGGAGTGGCTGAAGATGAAGGAGCCGGGGATACTAGGAAGAGCTCCGGGAGAAGAGTTGGGGCAAGTAAGGGATTTGCTCCTTTCCCCCAGGTGGGCTGGGTGAGGAGTGTGGCGGGCCAGGCACCTGAGAGGGCGGGGCTACAAGCGGAAAGCTCAGGTGCagagggggccgggggccggggctgCTCGGGCCTCAGAGCAACAGGGGAAGGAgaccaaggggagggagagaaaggcgTGGCTGTGTTAAACGGACCGGTCAGAAGGGAGGTGCCAGAGGTCAAGCGGATGAGCCCTGCAGGTGAGGGGCGGGCCCCGGCTACAGGTGCGCAGATATGCAAATAAAGAAAAGCGGGGGCTCGGCCGCAGAAGCTGCGCGGTCCGCGCGACGCGAGCGTGGGCAGCGCCCGGAGGTTCTCGGCGGGGAGGGGCGGCGCAGGCGAGGCCAGGAGGGAGGGTCGAGCGCCCCGACGGCCAGGTGAGGGGCGGGGCCCGGCGGGGCGGGGCTATGCAAATGAGGCCGGCCGGGTCGGGGGCCTGCGCGCACTCACCGGCCTGGGTGATGTCTGACAGGTCGTAGCTGCGGGCCGCGCCCCGGGGAAACTGCTTCAAGCGCCGGTTGGACAAGTTCAGGGTCCCGGTGGCCACGGCCTCCTCTAGGGCCCGCTCTGCGCTGCGGCTCCCGGGCAGTCCCGGAGAGCCCGGGACGGAGGTCGTGGCCGCCGCCTCCTCGCCCCCAGCGACGAGCGGGGCCGCTACTGCCGCAGCCATCCGCTCCCGGCGGCTCCCGCGGCCTGACTGACGGGACCGGCCGTCCCTCCTCGCCCCTCCCCCTCCTCGGAGCCGCCGTAGTCGCCTTCAGGGGGAGGAAGCGGGCTCAGGGACCCCGCGGACCAATCGCCGTCGCGAGACGCGTCGAGAGCGGCTAATCAGAACCCGCAGCCGGGTGGAGTGTCGGGCGCCGGAGGGAGGCGAGGGAAGGGCGGGGGAGGAGAACGGAGCGCTCGCCAACGGCCGACGCTCAGGGCCGGCCCGCCCCGCGCAGCCGCACCCAATCACAATGCTTAGAGTTGGAGGTGGAGCCAATCAGGTCCGACCAGGAGGCGGGGACACCGGCGCTCGACCAGAAGGGCTAGAGGCCCAGAGACCACACGCCGGGTGCACCCAGTCCTCGTCCAACGAAGCCCAATCGCAAGACAGATACAGGCGAGTGACTGTCAAGAAGGCCAATTAGATTCTCCGGAGGGACCCCGCCTCTACCCTGAGGAACGGCTCCACCTACCAATAGCATGGGCGAGAAGGCTGTCCCTTCGCTAAGGAGGCGGGTGAGCGAGAACTTTGAGACTGAGGTAAAGAATGTGAGCCCGGCGCGCGGGGCCCGGCTCGGAGCAGTGCAGGTGTCCCGGAGCGAGCCGGCGCGCAGGAGGGTTGTTGCAGCCAGAGGGACCGCCGAGGCCACGTCCGGCTGCGAGGGACCTCGGGGTCCCGGGCGCCGCTGCCTCAAGGAAGCTGTGGCCGGCCGGCCCGTGGAAAGCTGAGGGGAGCCGGGCAAAGCCCCtaggagggggcctggggatacGAGCGTCTGCAAGGGACCTCGTCTGACCAGTGAGGAGACAGGCGCCGAGGAGGGTCAGTGGGTTAGTCAGAGGCAAGGCAGGGTCCTGCCCCCGACCCGGGCCCTTTCCCACTCCATCACCTTTTTCCAGGGGGCTTTTTCTCCTCGCCACTTCCTGTTGGCCTCCCGGAGGGGAAAGGGAGTGGCTAAAGGGGCCCAGATACCAGAGGAGGCTGAACGGGCTTTTTCTGTCTATTCTGTCCTCAAACCCAGTCCACTTAATACGTGTGTATGTTCACAGTTGCCGACCCACAACCATCTAATCTTCCTCATAAGGCACCTCCCAGTCGCTGATGTTCCTAGACATTTATTTAAACGGTTAAAATTACATCCCAGGAATCCCGACCTAGCTGTTAGCTAGTCACCATAAATCAGGGAGTTGGGATGGTTGACAACAGCCAAACGGGATTGATCTTGTAATGAACCAGGGCTGGTTGATCACCGGGACTGGATGCCGCAGAGCCCCTGGAAGAGCCGGCCACTCCTTAGGCTCATGGGCTCAGGCCTTCTGCCCCTACTTTTATAGAGGGGACCTGGACTCCTGCTGTTCCTCATAAATTTCACTGCACCCCTCCCCGCCAAAAGCAGGAAGACTCTGGAAGAGATCCTAAGCTTTCAGAGGAAAATCAATCTGCCCCTTTCTCCCACCGTAACAGCTTGCCCTTCTCACGTGCAATGATGTTACTGTCCCAGGAAAGCAATGTGCTCTCCAGGTGTGTTTTTCAGGAGACTGCAGGAGTTTGTGCTGACTGGTCTCCACTTCTACCTGCTGCATGCTTTGTGAGCTAGGTGGTCCTTGGCACGATCACCTGCTTTCCCCCTTGACTGTCAAACTGAGtttatacttttaatttatttcgAGTTTACACTCAATCTACAAATCCCCTCGAGGCCCTGGCCTGCTGGGATATGAACTCACCAGTGTTTCTCTACAGAGTTAATGCTGAAAGGGGCTCAAGTGGAAAGCCCTCCTACTACTCCTTAAAAGAACAGACGTCATCTGCCAGTGTTCATGCTTTATTTCTCCTGTAAAATGCGCAGTCCATGAGCCTTCCGGTGGCTAGAGCTAAGCTAGAACCCAGGAGCTAAACCAGGAGATAAAGTCCTGGGCCATCTTGTGGAAAATAGGTCATAGTGGCAGGACGGTGAGGTCACAGAGAGGTCTGTTTGCCCCAGACTCCGTAAGGGGAGGGGCCTAGGAGGCAGAGGGGCCCCAGAAGTCCCCATGCCCAGGCAGGGGACATGGTGTGGGAAAGGCAACAGGGCCATGGGCCAGGGAGCTGAGTACAGGGGTCCAAGGGGCCTGGAGAGATgagggcaggagcagggagggggcagTCAGGATGGTGAGGAGAAGCTGGAGGCGGGAGGCGGTTGCTGCAAAAATTCTCAGGGCTGTGCAAATGGGAGGAGGGTCTCCGGGTGAGGGGCGGGAAGGCAAGGGAAGGGCCCGGGAGATAGCAGCAAGAGGTCGGGGCAAGGGTTCTTGGGAGAAGCTGGGACACAGAACAAGGCAGACCTGGAGGGCTTGCAGAGAGGGATGGGAAGATCTGCCAGTACAGAGCTGGAAGTCAGAGTTATGAGCCCCAAGATAGGAATTAGTGCAAGTAAGGCTGACAGGGAGAAAGCGAGGCATGACCTCACGGGACCCCTGTGCTCCCCCTTCTTGGGTAGGTGAAGCGGAGCTGCCCTTCATGTGGCCCAGAGCCTGGGggtgaagaaaagaagggaagagggaacCCTATTTCTGTTCAATTGTTCCCCCCAGAGCTGGTAAGTCCTTGGGGAAAGAGGTATTATGAAAAAAGGACTGGGGGCCAGGCCACTGAGGGGGTGCCAgtgacccccccccccctgctTCTTCCTTCCTGTCCCCCAGGTGGAGCATATCATCTCATTCCTCCCAGTCAGAGATGTAGTTGCCCTAGGCCAAACCTGCCGCTACTTCCATGAAGTGTGCGACGCCGAGGGCGTGTGGAGACGCATCTGTCGCAGGCTCAGTCCTCGCCTACGAGAGCAGGGTTCTGGGGTCCAGCCCTGGAAGAGAGCTGCCATTCTTAACTGTACAACTTCCCCAGAACCTCCACTCCTCCTTGCCTCTGTCCTACTTTACTTTGGGATCCCTCCTGCTCCATAAAGTTGCCTGATGACCTCAGCACTCCCTGCCAACTTCCCAAGGCCTTTTTCTCTGGAAGAAACTTGATAGACTGAAACATGCTCCACTAACTACTTCCTCAAAGTCTCTAGAGCCACCTGTTGAGAGAAGCCCCACCCAGAAGTTCCATTACTTCTGTCCCTGCTCAGTCTCCCTCCATATACAAACTTTCTTCCACATCTTACCAAAGACCCTCTCTTCCCCAAACCCCTTgtcactactgacattttggccAAATAATTCTCTGTTGTGGGGGCCATCCTGTGCCTTACAGGTtgcttagcagcatccctggcctctgacCACTAGGTGCCAGTAGCAACAACAAAACGTCCCCTGAGGGACAGCATTACCCAGGTTGAGAACCTTGTTCCAAACCCTTTCCCCTCCCAGGGAACCCCTATCtgcttcctccttcctgccccctcAGGTGCCCTCCTCACTGGAAGATTAGGGGAGAAGATTGGCTTCCCAATAGCACATCCAGAGCTGGACTTGAAGGAGGGTTACTAGCCTTTCTCATCctttttttactcttcttttctgcttttctatGTATATTTCCCTCGATGTTTCTCAGGCAATGTTGGACCAAAGGAATGCTCACTTAGATGCACCCTGGGCTGAGGTGGGGCCAAGAACTAAAGTTCAGACATGGGGagtaattgaggaaatttatccACTTTCCATAGCTCCTTCAGAAGGTGTCATCCTGCAGTCCTAGGGATGGGAAGGAACTAGATAATAGAGTGTCTGCAAAGTCTAGTTTGCCCAAGCTCTGACTTAGCTCCCTGTCACACCACCCCTCTGAACCTTCCATCTCCTTTCCTCCTCCAGACACGAAAGGCCTGTATTTCCAGGCATTTGGGGGCCGCCGCCGCTGTCTCAGCAAGAGTGTGGCCCCCCTGCTAGCCCATGGCTACCGCCGTTTCTTGCCCACCAAGGACCATGTCTTCATTCTTGACTATTCCGGGACCCTCTTCTTCCTCAAAAATGCCCTGGTCTCCTCTACGCTTGGCCAGATCCAGTGGAAGCGGGCCTGCCGCTATGTTGTACTGTGTCGGGGAGCCAAGGATGTGAGTAGCAGAGCCCTGGCAGCAGAGAACAACCTCTTCTCCAGGGACCCAGGGTCCACATCAGGCCTGGGTATCCCCTCAAGATGTCTGCCCTCCCACACCAGGAACCTCAAAACAAGTCCTCATTTCCATCCCTGGCCCAATATCTCATCTCCCCACCCCAGGATCCAGTCACCCCAACCTCAATCCGCTCCAAGGCTTGAGATCCCAGACATCCTCATCTTTTCCCACAGTTTGCCTCAGACCCAAGGTGTGACACGGTTTACCGTAAATACCTCTATGTGCTGGCCACTCGGGAACAGGCAGGAGTTGTAGGCACCACTGGCAGCCGAACCTGCGACTGCGTTGAGGTCTACCTGCAGTCCAGTGGGCAGCGCGTCTTCAAGATGACGTTCCACCACTCCATGAGCTTCAAACAGATTGTGCTGGTTGGTCAGGAGACCCAGCGGGCTCTACTGCTCCTCACAGGTGTGGCCTAAGGCAGTGGTTTTCAGATGGTTTCCTGCACATGCTTCAGGACCTTTtgtaggggatggggagggaggccTCTCAGGGCTCTGCATCCTGCCTCATCCTAGTCTCAAATATCTGCTTCGGTCTGTCTCCTAGTCTAGAATTCTGTGTAATATTTAATACAGATAAAGGGCCCTGCTGCcaaaaaatagtttggaaacCACTGCTCTAGTGaacacctaatttttaaaattctaatttccCTAACCTCTCTGCCAGGGACCTGACTTTATAACCCAAACTGCCCTTCCCACCCCTGCTCTCCAAGTGTGCCACTAAACTGAACCACACCCCCCAGTCTGACACCCTCTGGATTCTCAATGCCAAGGAGGGCCCTAAATCTCCAAACCTCGTTCTTCCTAACACTCAAATTGGATTCTTCCTAATCTGACTGCTAGGTTTTCTCAACCATCATTTCTCATGCTGAAGTTCTTCCCTGGTTTGCTTTTGGTGGTAAGAGGCTGGAATCTGGGAACTTGAGGTCACAGTTCCCTTATTTCATCTCTACCCTTTCCAGCCCTACTCCATGACAATCTGTCATCCTGTGGGGCTTAGGCAGTCTGTCGGGAAGGTAGCATGCTTCCTGGAGGGTCCCCTTCCCCACATAATTGCTGGCCTTCCTTCCCCAGAGGAAGGAAAGATCTACTCTTTGGTGGTGAATGAAACCCAGCTGGACCAGCCACGCTCCTACACAGTGCAGCTGGCCCTGAGGAAGGTGTCCCGTTGCCTACCTCACCTGCGTGTGACCTGCATGGCTTCCAACCAGAGTAGTACCCTCTATATCACAGGTAAAAATCACCTCTCTTCTCAAGACCCAGCCTTGAACAGACCCTCCAGAGGCCAACAGCTCCTATCCATATTCCAGCCCTATGCTGAACCCCCAGGACATTCTAGTTAAAAGATAGGGGTTCAGGTTCCCAGACAGAGCTGGTACTATCTTTGGTGGGTGTGAGACTCCTTGGGTCATGCAGCTTTCCTCCCAGGTGGGGCCTTGTTACTAGGAAACAGGTGCCCAAAGCTGCTGAGCTGAGGGCTCCTGACCCCCCAGACCAGGGGGGAGTATATTTTGAGGTGCATACCCCAGGGGTGTATCGTGATCTGTTTGGGACCCTTCAAGCCTTTGACCCCCTGGACCTGCAGATGCCGCTTGCTCTCTCACTGCCTGCCAAGGTAGGATCCTGGAGGGACAGGGTGGACCAAACGGGGAGGGGCTTTAGGGATTGGAAAGTGCTAAGGGTCTGAAGTATAGGCAGGAATCAAATGATTGATCAAGGAGGGAGAGGGGTAAAGCAAGCAGAGGGCAGGTTTGTAAGGGATCAGTTGGGGGTGGCAGGTGAGCAGTTGGGAGACTCAGAAGCTCAGAGTTCTTTGATCTCACCTCCTAGATCCTATTCTGTGCTCTTGGCTACAATCACCTTGGTCTGGCGGACGAATTTGGCCGAATTTTCATGCAGGGAAATAACAGATATGGGCAGCTGGGAACGGGGGACAAAATGGACCGAGGGGAACCCACTCAGGTGAGATTGTTTCCCAGCAACTCTCTTCTTgaccccctcttcctgcaattccCTAATCCCTAGATCTGTCCCCTTTTCCAATTTCTGTGGAATCCACTTTCTACTCTGTAGGGCAGGTAAGCCAACCAGTAGTAGTGGCTGTGATACCACTGCTTATCCTCCAAGGGCTGGCACTGGGAGGTACGAGTCTGTGCTGTTCTGTGCAGTGCCTGCTTTACACGCAGCAGGAATTTAGTGGAGGGGGATCAGGGTGGGCTGTGGTAACCAGAGGAGGTGAGGTATGAACTGGGCCTAGTGgctgagaaagagggaaggaagggggtTCTGTGTAACTATGATGGAATGAAGCTCACACATACCTGGGACCATGTGGTCCTTTAGCCTGACTAAAGCAGAGGGGGTGTATCAGGAATCAGAAATGAGGTAGGAGCCTGAGAGGGGACAGATATAGATTGGGGACAGAGTCGGTATAGAGTCTGCAGGAGAAGGTAGCCCCCATGGGGTGGCTGAGGACAGGCCACCTGACAGGTAGTGCATAGGAGGCAGGCTGTGGGAGGGCTTCTGGAGGCTGATGAGTGATTGCAGCTCTTGAGACAAGGGCCTGGGACCAGTGTAGTGTCAATGAGAATGAAAGGAATGGGCACAGGAGATGTTTCCACAGCAAATGAATAGGCCCTGGTAACTGGATAgatgcagggagggaggggtgtGTCAGAGCTGGCTCTGGAAATAGATCCCTTGAAAAAGATGCTATGCCAACCAATGTGAGAGTTAAAAAGGGATGATGGCTTGAGGAGAGAGGATGAGTGTGAACCAGGACTTTTTGCAGTGATAGTAAAACAAAAGTACACATGTCTAGCTGGCAATGAAGAGCTAACCCAAGTTGGAACAAGGGTGAGatgacaaaaacaaagagaagagcaAATCCGGGGCAGT
Above is a window of Dasypus novemcinctus isolate mDasNov1 chromosome 23, mDasNov1.1.hap2, whole genome shotgun sequence DNA encoding:
- the FBXO24 gene encoding F-box only protein 24 isoform X3, producing the protein MGEKAVPSLRRRVKRSCPSCGPEPGGEEKKGRGNPISVQLFPPELVEHIISFLPVRDVVALGQTCRYFHEVCDAEGVWRRICRRLSPRLREQGSGVQPWKRAAILNYTKGLYFQAFGGRRRCLSKSVAPLLAHGYRRFLPTKDHVFILDYSGTLFFLKNALVSSTLGQIQWKRACRYVVLCRGAKDFASDPRCDTVYRKYLYVLATREQAGVVGTTGSRTCDCVEVYLQSSGQRVFKMTFHHSMSFKQIVLVGQETQRALLLLTEEGKIYSLVVNETQLDQPRSYTVQLALRKVSRCLPHLRVTCMASNQSSTLYITDQGGVYFEVHTPGVYRDLFGTLQAFDPLDLQMPLALSLPAKILFCALGYNHLGLADEFGRIFMQGNNRYGQLGTGDKMDRGEPTQVHYLQCPIALWCGLNHSLVLSQGPDFNKELLGCGCGAGGRLPGWPKGSASFVKLHVKVPLYACSLCSTRECLYMMSSHDIEHHLAYRDLPASRVLGTPEPSLGAGIPQDPGGAARACEEYLSQIHSCPTLQDRMEKMKEIVGWMPLMAAQKDFFWEALNMLQRAAGGAGLPEPPDP
- the FBXO24 gene encoding F-box only protein 24 isoform X1, whose product is MGEKAVPSLRRRVSENFETEVKRSCPSCGPEPGGEEKKGRGNPISVQLFPPELVEHIISFLPVRDVVALGQTCRYFHEVCDAEGVWRRICRRLSPRLREQGSGVQPWKRAAILNYTKGLYFQAFGGRRRCLSKSVAPLLAHGYRRFLPTKDHVFILDYSGTLFFLKNALVSSTLGQIQWKRACRYVVLCRGAKDFASDPRCDTVYRKYLYVLATREQAGVVGTTGSRTCDCVEVYLQSSGQRVFKMTFHHSMSFKQIVLVGQETQRALLLLTEEGKIYSLVVNETQLDQPRSYTVQLALRKVSRCLPHLRVTCMASNQSSTLYITDQGGVYFEVHTPGVYRDLFGTLQAFDPLDLQMPLALSLPAKILFCALGYNHLGLADEFGRIFMQGNNRYGQLGTGDKMDRGEPTQVHYLQCPIALWCGLNHSLVLSQGPDFNKELLGCGCGAGGRLPGWPKGSASFVKLHVKVPLYACSLCSTRECLYMMSSHDIEHHLAYRDLPASRVLGTPEPSLGAGIPQDPGGAARACEEYLSQIHSCPTLQDRMEKMKEIVGWMPLMAAQKDFFWEALNMLQRAAGGAGLPEPPDP
- the FBXO24 gene encoding F-box only protein 24 isoform X4; translated protein: MVKRSCPSCGPEPGGEEKKGRGNPISVQLFPPELVEHIISFLPVRDVVALGQTCRYFHEVCDAEGVWRRICRRLSPRLREQGSGVQPWKRAAILNYTKGLYFQAFGGRRRCLSKSVAPLLAHGYRRFLPTKDHVFILDYSGTLFFLKNALVSSTLGQIQWKRACRYVVLCRGAKDFASDPRCDTVYRKYLYVLATREQAGVVGTTGSRTCDCVEVYLQSSGQRVFKMTFHHSMSFKQIVLVGQETQRALLLLTEEGKIYSLVVNETQLDQPRSYTVQLALRKVSRCLPHLRVTCMASNQSSTLYITDQGGVYFEVHTPGVYRDLFGTLQAFDPLDLQMPLALSLPAKILFCALGYNHLGLADEFGRIFMQGNNRYGQLGTGDKMDRGEPTQVHYLQCPIALWCGLNHSLVLSQGPDFNKELLGCGCGAGGRLPGWPKGSASFVKLHVKVPLYACSLCSTRECLYMMSSHDIEHHLAYRDLPASRVLGTPEPSLGAGIPQDPGGAARACEEYLSQIHSCPTLQDRMEKMKEIVGWMPLMAAQKDFFWEALNMLQRAAGGAGLPEPPDP
- the FBXO24 gene encoding F-box only protein 24 isoform X5: MGEKAVPSLRRRVSENFETEVKRSCPSCGPEPGGEEKKGRGNPISVQLFPPELVEHIISFLPVRDVVALGQTCRYFHEVCDAEGVWRRICRRLSPRLREQGSGVQPWKRAAILNYTKGLYFQAFGGRRRCLSKSVAPLLAHGYRRFLPTKDHVFILDYSGTLFFLKNALVSSTLGQIQWKRACRYVVLCRGAKDFASDPRCDTVYRKYLYVLATREQAGVVGTTGSRTCDCVEVYLQSSGQRVFKMTFHHSMSFKQIVLVGQETQRALLLLTEEGKIYSLVVNETQLDQPRSYTVQLALRKVSRCLPHLRVTCMASNQSSTLYITAFDPLDLQMPLALSLPAKILFCALGYNHLGLADEFGRIFMQGNNRYGQLGTGDKMDRGEPTQVHYLQCPIALWCGLNHSLVLSQGPDFNKELLGCGCGAGGRLPGWPKGSASFVKLHVKVPLYACSLCSTRECLYMMSSHDIEHHLAYRDLPASRVLGTPEPSLGAGIPQDPGGAARACEEYLSQIHSCPTLQDRMEKMKEIVGWMPLMAAQKDFFWEALNMLQRAAGGAGLPEPPDP
- the FBXO24 gene encoding F-box only protein 24 isoform X2; amino-acid sequence: MKEPGILGRAPGEELGQVKRSCPSCGPEPGGEEKKGRGNPISVQLFPPELVEHIISFLPVRDVVALGQTCRYFHEVCDAEGVWRRICRRLSPRLREQGSGVQPWKRAAILNYTKGLYFQAFGGRRRCLSKSVAPLLAHGYRRFLPTKDHVFILDYSGTLFFLKNALVSSTLGQIQWKRACRYVVLCRGAKDFASDPRCDTVYRKYLYVLATREQAGVVGTTGSRTCDCVEVYLQSSGQRVFKMTFHHSMSFKQIVLVGQETQRALLLLTEEGKIYSLVVNETQLDQPRSYTVQLALRKVSRCLPHLRVTCMASNQSSTLYITDQGGVYFEVHTPGVYRDLFGTLQAFDPLDLQMPLALSLPAKILFCALGYNHLGLADEFGRIFMQGNNRYGQLGTGDKMDRGEPTQVHYLQCPIALWCGLNHSLVLSQGPDFNKELLGCGCGAGGRLPGWPKGSASFVKLHVKVPLYACSLCSTRECLYMMSSHDIEHHLAYRDLPASRVLGTPEPSLGAGIPQDPGGAARACEEYLSQIHSCPTLQDRMEKMKEIVGWMPLMAAQKDFFWEALNMLQRAAGGAGLPEPPDP